A single window of Mycobacterium sp. ITM-2016-00318 DNA harbors:
- a CDS encoding class I SAM-dependent methyltransferase, which yields MARTDNDSWDLASSVGATATMVAAQRVLADREGLIDDPYAEPLVRAVGLDFFSRALDGEFDFEDVDPRFNRRRAAEGMAVRTRHFDGLFTDAVDAGVRQAVILASGLDARAYRLPWPDGTVLYEVDQPEVIEFKSRTLADLGAHPTADRRTVAIDLREDWPKALLDNGFDPGRPTAWRAEGLLIYLPPEAQDLLFDRITELSAAGSRVATEHIPDVSMFSDGRAKEITDRLKTYGHDFEMGDLIYHGERSDVLDFLTGHGWDVSAQGMQDAYAANRFEFPEDDALGFFTDFSYVTAIKR from the coding sequence ATGGCCCGCACTGACAACGACTCGTGGGACCTGGCGTCCAGCGTCGGCGCCACCGCCACCATGGTGGCCGCGCAGCGGGTGCTGGCCGACCGCGAGGGCCTGATCGACGATCCGTACGCCGAGCCGTTGGTGCGCGCCGTCGGGCTCGACTTCTTCAGCCGCGCCCTCGACGGCGAATTCGACTTCGAGGACGTCGATCCCCGGTTCAACCGGCGACGCGCCGCCGAAGGTATGGCGGTACGCACCCGGCACTTCGACGGGCTGTTCACCGATGCCGTCGACGCAGGCGTGCGGCAGGCGGTCATTCTGGCGTCAGGGCTGGACGCGCGCGCCTACCGGCTGCCGTGGCCGGACGGGACCGTCCTCTACGAGGTCGATCAGCCGGAGGTGATCGAGTTCAAATCGCGCACCCTGGCCGACTTGGGCGCACATCCGACGGCGGATCGACGCACCGTCGCCATCGATCTGCGTGAGGACTGGCCGAAGGCATTGCTGGACAACGGGTTCGACCCCGGCCGGCCGACCGCGTGGAGGGCCGAGGGCCTGTTGATCTATCTGCCGCCCGAGGCGCAAGACCTGCTGTTCGACAGGATCACCGAGCTCAGCGCGGCGGGCAGCCGAGTCGCCACCGAACACATTCCGGACGTGTCCATGTTCTCCGATGGTCGGGCCAAGGAGATCACCGACCGGCTGAAGACATACGGGCACGACTTCGAGATGGGCGATCTCATCTACCACGGCGAGCGCAGTGATGTTCTGGACTTTCTCACCGGCCACGGCTGGGACGTTTCGGCGCAAGGTATGCAGGATGCCTACGCCGCCAACCGTTTCGAGTTCCCGGAGGACGACGCGCTGGGCTTCTTCACCGACTTCAGCTACGTGACAGCCATCAAACGCTGA
- a CDS encoding class I SAM-dependent methyltransferase yields MTRAEADSWDIASSVGATATMVAAARAMASREPDALIDDPFAEPLVRAVGLDFFDRMLDGEFSAADDDGATRLITTVMAVRTRFFDDFFLDATESGIDQAVILAAGLDARAYRLRWPTGTVVYEIDQPKVIEFKDSTMASIGAEPTATRRAVRIDLREDWPDALRRNGFDDDKPTAWSAEGLLVYLPPDAQDRLFDDITALSAPGSRLATEYHPDAGASIGQRAEAFRERWRKHGFDLNLAELFYPGERRPVVDYLTDHGWQVSARNRAEMFAEYGRHFPDDEGLAPMRGSLAITATRQ; encoded by the coding sequence ATGACGAGGGCCGAGGCAGACAGCTGGGACATCGCGTCCAGCGTCGGCGCCACCGCCACCATGGTCGCCGCGGCGCGCGCGATGGCCAGCAGGGAACCCGACGCGCTCATCGACGATCCATTCGCGGAGCCGCTGGTTCGGGCGGTCGGCCTGGACTTCTTCGACCGGATGCTCGACGGTGAGTTCAGCGCCGCCGACGACGACGGCGCCACCCGGCTCATCACCACCGTGATGGCGGTGCGGACCCGTTTCTTCGACGACTTCTTCCTCGACGCGACGGAGTCGGGCATAGACCAGGCTGTGATCCTGGCCGCCGGCCTTGATGCCCGCGCGTACCGGCTGCGGTGGCCCACGGGCACCGTCGTCTACGAAATCGACCAGCCCAAGGTGATCGAGTTCAAGGACTCGACGATGGCGTCGATCGGCGCCGAGCCGACGGCGACCCGCCGCGCGGTGAGAATCGATCTGCGTGAGGACTGGCCTGACGCACTGCGCCGCAACGGTTTCGACGATGACAAGCCCACGGCATGGTCAGCTGAGGGGCTGCTGGTCTACCTGCCGCCGGATGCTCAGGACCGCCTCTTCGACGACATCACGGCCCTCTCGGCGCCGGGCAGCCGGCTCGCCACCGAATATCACCCGGATGCGGGCGCCAGCATCGGTCAGCGGGCGGAAGCCTTCCGGGAGCGGTGGCGCAAACACGGGTTCGACCTGAACCTCGCGGAGCTGTTCTATCCGGGCGAGCGCCGTCCCGTCGTCGACTACCTGACCGATCACGGCTGGCAGGTGAGTGCCCGCAACAGGGCCGAGATGTTCGCCGAGTACGGACGACACTTCCCTGACGACGAAGGGCTCGCACCTATGCGGGGCTCGCTCGCCATCACCGCAACACGACAGTAG